In one Desulfosalsimonas propionicica genomic region, the following are encoded:
- a CDS encoding protein-L-isoaspartate(D-aspartate) O-methyltransferase, with product MKKSATILTLMISALAVVFFITDGSPAFGADTKASSKENKDNFRQQRMKMIRQQIRARGIENPEILAAFEKVPRHRFVPERLKKYAYQDRPLPIGEDQTISQPYIVALMTRSIEPKKNDRILEIGTGSGYQAAILAELAKQVYTIEIIESLAESARTTLSETGCENVYVKTGDGFKGWPEHAPFDAIVVTCSPEKVPEPLKEQLAGGGRMVIPVGQNYDQNLVLFEKNKGQLIEKQILPVRFVPMVDEKGRTY from the coding sequence ATGAAAAAATCCGCAACGATTCTGACCTTGATGATTTCTGCTCTTGCGGTTGTTTTTTTTATTACAGACGGCTCTCCTGCTTTCGGTGCCGATACAAAGGCTTCCAGCAAAGAAAACAAGGATAATTTCCGGCAGCAGCGGATGAAAATGATCCGGCAGCAAATCAGGGCGAGGGGAATTGAGAACCCGGAAATCCTTGCCGCATTTGAAAAGGTCCCGCGGCACAGATTTGTTCCTGAAAGGCTGAAAAAGTATGCTTACCAGGACCGCCCCCTTCCCATCGGAGAAGATCAGACCATTTCCCAGCCTTATATCGTTGCCCTGATGACCCGGAGCATCGAACCGAAAAAAAACGACCGGATTCTGGAAATAGGCACTGGTTCCGGCTACCAGGCGGCAATACTCGCAGAACTTGCTAAGCAGGTCTACACCATAGAAATTATTGAGTCCCTGGCTGAATCGGCACGCACAACCTTGTCAGAGACAGGCTGTGAAAACGTTTATGTCAAAACAGGCGACGGCTTCAAGGGATGGCCCGAGCATGCGCCTTTTGACGCCATAGTGGTTACCTGCTCCCCGGAAAAGGTGCCCGAACCTTTAAAAGAGCAACTTGCCGGTGGCGGGCGCATGGTGATTCCGGTCGGCCAGAACTATGATCAGAATCTTGTACTTTTTGAAAAAAACAAGGGACAACTCATTGAAAAGCAAATTCTTCCGGTTCGTTTTGTTCCCATGGTGGACGAAAAGGGCAGAACCTACTAA
- a CDS encoding universal stress protein has protein sequence MYKKIMVPLDGSQLAECVLPHVEAFIKGFNISDVLLVRGMEPVNPDFRTLDNTFDGEIIRQVQEGWREKEKQREASVKDYLEKVAEHFTQKTTTVHTKVLIGDVAENLADYADSNDIDLIIMATHGHSGITRWVMGSMAEKLFRSASVPVFMVRATEAKG, from the coding sequence ATGTATAAAAAAATTATGGTTCCGTTGGATGGTTCACAACTTGCCGAGTGCGTGCTGCCCCATGTGGAGGCTTTCATCAAAGGATTTAATATCAGTGATGTTCTTTTAGTACGTGGGATGGAACCTGTTAATCCCGATTTTAGAACTTTGGATAACACTTTCGATGGCGAGATTATACGCCAGGTCCAGGAAGGCTGGCGGGAAAAAGAAAAACAGAGAGAGGCTTCAGTCAAAGATTACCTTGAAAAGGTCGCCGAACATTTCACGCAAAAAACAACCACTGTACATACGAAGGTCTTGATCGGGGATGTTGCGGAAAACCTGGCTGATTACGCCGACTCAAATGATATCGATCTTATTATTATGGCAACCCATGGCCATTCCGGGATAACCCGTTGGGTAATGGGCAGCATGGCGGAGAAACTCTTTCGCTCCGCAAGCGTGCCGGTATTTATGGTGCGAGCCACCGAAGCGAAAGGGTAA
- a CDS encoding MoaD/ThiS family protein — MKIHLKCFATLAEGDICDFRDSVQNEITEGETVNALVERLGLPKKDVKVIFVNSKVAGFDTVLKDGDQVALSPPVGGM; from the coding sequence ATGAAAATTCATCTCAAGTGCTTTGCCACCCTGGCCGAGGGAGATATCTGCGATTTTCGCGACAGCGTTCAAAACGAAATCACTGAGGGCGAAACAGTCAATGCCCTCGTTGAACGGCTCGGGCTCCCCAAAAAAGATGTCAAGGTTATCTTTGTCAACAGCAAGGTGGCCGGCTTCGACACGGTCCTTAAGGACGGCGATCAGGTAGCCCTCTCACCGCCTGTGGGCGGAATGTAG
- a CDS encoding DUF2867 domain-containing protein, translated as MKNKPILVTGGTGYVGGRLIPRLLKSGYQVRAMARSPERLLCRGWGRHPSLKVVAADALDRQAFIDAARGCGAAYYLIHSMNAHKGKFAAADRTAAENMVAAAGANDLERIIYLGGLGEKSHEALSRHLKSRHEVEQILQAGTAPVTNLRAAMILGAGSASFEMMRYLVDRLPVMITPRWVQTPCQPISIRNVLDYLEGCLEAPGTVGETFDIGGPDVVTYHDLIDIYAEEAGLRKRMIMPVPVLTPWLSAKWVHLVTPVPASIAQPLAEGLSIPVICSDNRIQEMIPVELASSRETIRKALERVRQEQVDTCWFDGRGEMPPEWTTCGDADYAGGAVLRVGQRIILAASAEAVWETIRRIGGSSGYYFAQPLWRLRGMMDRAVGGPGLRRGRRHPEELRVGDGLDFWRVVAVEPPRRLLLLAEMKAPGDALLEFVINPQGPDRVAVDMVSRFLPRGIAGLGYWYALLPAHCWLFKGMLRAVARRTGNPILEDVHKIPVEDPVVCRL; from the coding sequence ATGAAAAACAAACCGATTCTGGTCACCGGCGGTACTGGCTATGTGGGCGGCCGCCTAATCCCGCGTCTCCTGAAGTCCGGCTACCAAGTGCGGGCCATGGCGCGCTCCCCTGAACGTCTCTTATGTAGGGGCTGGGGGCGGCATCCCTCCCTGAAGGTCGTCGCCGCCGACGCCCTGGACCGGCAGGCCTTCATCGACGCCGCCCGTGGCTGCGGAGCCGCCTATTACCTGATCCATTCCATGAATGCCCACAAGGGAAAGTTCGCCGCAGCGGACCGCACAGCCGCCGAAAACATGGTGGCCGCAGCTGGGGCCAACGATCTGGAGCGCATCATCTATCTCGGCGGACTTGGGGAAAAGAGTCACGAAGCCTTGAGCCGGCATCTCAAATCGCGCCACGAGGTGGAGCAGATCCTCCAGGCCGGGACAGCGCCGGTGACCAATCTGCGGGCTGCCATGATTCTGGGGGCAGGCAGCGCATCATTTGAGATGATGCGCTACCTCGTGGACCGGCTGCCTGTCATGATCACCCCGCGCTGGGTGCAAACGCCCTGCCAGCCCATTTCCATCCGCAATGTTCTGGATTACCTCGAGGGCTGCCTGGAAGCGCCGGGCACGGTGGGAGAGACCTTCGACATCGGGGGGCCAGACGTGGTGACTTACCACGATTTGATCGACATCTACGCCGAGGAGGCCGGCCTCCGCAAGCGGATGATCATGCCGGTGCCGGTACTCACCCCCTGGCTGAGCGCCAAATGGGTTCATCTGGTCACCCCTGTGCCGGCCTCCATAGCCCAGCCCCTGGCTGAGGGACTAAGCATCCCGGTGATCTGCAGCGACAACCGTATTCAGGAGATGATCCCGGTGGAACTGGCGAGCAGCCGCGAGACGATCCGCAAGGCCCTGGAGCGGGTGCGGCAGGAGCAGGTGGATACCTGCTGGTTCGACGGCCGAGGGGAAATGCCCCCGGAATGGACCACCTGCGGGGATGCCGACTATGCAGGCGGCGCCGTGCTGCGCGTAGGTCAGCGGATCATCCTGGCCGCTTCAGCGGAAGCGGTCTGGGAAACGATTCGCCGCATTGGTGGAAGCAGCGGGTATTATTTTGCCCAGCCCCTGTGGCGTCTACGGGGAATGATGGATCGTGCCGTGGGCGGACCCGGGCTGCGCAGGGGGCGCCGTCATCCAGAGGAACTGCGCGTGGGCGACGGTCTCGACTTCTGGCGCGTGGTGGCCGTGGAACCGCCCCGGCGTCTGCTTCTGCTGGCCGAGATGAAGGCCCCCGGGGATGCCCTGCTCGAATTTGTGATCAATCCTCAGGGTCCCGACCGGGTGGCGGTGGACATGGTGTCGCGATTTCTGCCCCGCGGCATTGCCGGACTCGGATACTGGTACGCGCTCCTGCCGGCCCACTGCTGGTTATTCAAAGGCATGCTGCGCGCCGTGGCCCGGCGCACCGGCAATCCGATCCTGGAGGATGTCCACAAGATCCCCGTGGAGGATCCCGTGGTCTGCCGGTTGTGA
- a CDS encoding cache domain-containing protein yields MKRIVIVLLVLFCCLCLAGNALAGGKEAAKKNVAEVVAAINGGKDAKTVNANDYDPYVFILEENGMLVVHPSLAGKSLKEVAPPVYEAIAAAVKEGKETADYMWKDAMKHSYVQKTNNNLIVGSGYSE; encoded by the coding sequence ATGAAAAGAATCGTCATCGTACTGCTCGTTTTGTTCTGTTGCTTGTGTCTGGCCGGCAATGCACTGGCCGGGGGCAAGGAAGCGGCCAAAAAGAACGTCGCAGAAGTGGTGGCTGCCATCAATGGCGGCAAGGACGCCAAGACGGTCAACGCCAATGATTATGATCCCTACGTCTTTATCCTGGAAGAAAACGGCATGCTGGTGGTGCATCCCTCCCTTGCCGGAAAGAGCCTGAAGGAAGTTGCCCCGCCGGTATATGAAGCGATTGCTGCCGCTGTAAAGGAGGGCAAAGAAACCGCCGACTATATGTGGAAGGACGCTATGAAGCACTCCTACGTCCAGAAAACGAACAACAATCTGATCGTGGGAAGCGGTTACAGCGAATAA
- a CDS encoding epoxide hydrolase family protein, which translates to MSEIVPFAIEASHAELEDLGKRLALTRWPDKETPEDWSQGIPLEYMKKIHDYWMNNYNWGARQSRLNRWPGFKTVLDGLGIHFLHIRSRHEDALPLILTHGWPGSIVEFQKVIKPLTDPEAHGGSARDAFHLICPTLPGFGFSDKPTAPGWNIERIATAWNELMLRLGYKRYVAQGGDWGSMVTAAIGTQNLGNCIGLHMNMPMARPDPDTMENLSELEQEAMAAMKFYKNYDSGYSQQQSTRPQTLGYGLADSPVGQAAWILEKFYQWMDCQGHPENILTRDELLDNVMMYWLPNAGTSSARIYWESFGNIDFNTIELPVGCSIFPKEIFKISKRWAKKRFPNLIYFNALEKGGHFAAFEQPELFVEEIRTCFRTLR; encoded by the coding sequence ATGAGTGAGATTGTTCCCTTTGCCATCGAAGCAAGTCATGCGGAGTTGGAAGATCTGGGAAAAAGGCTTGCACTGACCCGATGGCCGGATAAGGAAACACCTGAGGACTGGTCGCAGGGGATTCCGCTGGAATATATGAAAAAAATCCATGACTATTGGATGAACAATTATAATTGGGGCGCCAGGCAATCCCGGCTTAATCGATGGCCCGGTTTCAAAACAGTTCTTGACGGGCTCGGCATCCATTTTCTGCACATCAGATCCAGGCACGAAGATGCCCTGCCTTTGATTCTGACCCACGGCTGGCCCGGCTCTATTGTCGAATTCCAGAAGGTTATCAAACCCTTGACCGACCCTGAAGCCCATGGCGGTTCGGCAAGGGATGCATTCCACCTGATCTGTCCCACGCTGCCCGGTTTTGGCTTTTCAGATAAACCAACAGCACCCGGCTGGAATATAGAACGCATCGCAACCGCCTGGAATGAATTGATGCTGCGGCTGGGCTATAAGCGTTATGTCGCACAGGGCGGCGACTGGGGCTCGATGGTGACGGCCGCCATTGGAACCCAGAATCTGGGCAACTGTATTGGCCTGCACATGAACATGCCGATGGCGCGCCCTGACCCTGACACCATGGAAAATCTTTCTGAATTGGAACAAGAAGCCATGGCGGCCATGAAGTTCTATAAAAATTACGATTCAGGGTATTCCCAGCAACAAAGCACCCGGCCCCAGACGCTCGGTTACGGCCTTGCCGATTCGCCCGTGGGCCAGGCCGCATGGATTCTGGAAAAATTTTATCAATGGATGGATTGCCAGGGCCATCCGGAAAATATTCTGACGCGGGATGAGCTGCTCGACAATGTCATGATGTACTGGCTGCCCAACGCCGGGACATCTTCTGCGCGTATTTATTGGGAAAGTTTCGGCAATATTGATTTCAACACTATCGAGCTGCCGGTTGGCTGCAGCATTTTTCCAAAGGAAATTTTCAAAATATCCAAACGTTGGGCAAAAAAACGGTTCCCCAACCTGATTTATTTCAATGCACTTGAGAAAGGCGGTCACTTTGCTGCCTTTGAGCAGCCGGAACTGTTCGTCGAGGAAATCAGAACCTGCTTTCGCACCCTGCGCTGA
- a CDS encoding UPF0182 family membrane protein: MTNFYTTGDMGGGTPQRPFRLEDINFPRLTRFVRLILLGLVVLGVLMGLNWARGFYTDWLWFSSLGHEQVLFVRITTQIWLYLIAVLVFVALAAPNLYAAYRNTADYQWRQGKELSREGYKSARRLILWVGILAIVLGAILLAVYFSAHWEAFLRFFNGASFNEADPVFKRDLSFYVFGLPVLNFLRSWLLGVFVVIILFVAAFYYLTANLKGEAFSFEGSMKTHLLILGSFIFFLIAAGHWLGRYDLLFSKTGTVFGVGYTDDNIIIPARTILTFIAIGAGGTLLAATRFGGYRLIAAGIGVWLALSILGIAALPGIVQRLQVEPSELAREREYIAKNIEFTRKAYGLADIAAKSHPARGEVRSETIDENQGTIQNLRFWDEGPLLQSYNQIQFFRLYYDFLSVQTDRYMIDGDLRQVMLSTRELSSEKLPPEAQRWVNRYLQFTHGYGVAMSPVTEVAQGGRPNFFLRDLPPTGKVKLERPEIYYGLKSLPFAIVNSDMEEFNYPAQEGPVYTHYQGKGGVELSSFFRRLLYAWQFRDLNILISGEINEESRIQYKRTVAERFTKISPFLKRDGEAYTVVADGRQFFIQDAYTTTARYPYSTAWQGQFNYMRNSVKAVVDMYNGNVDYYVYDESCPIIQTYREIFPGLFKSADQMPDFLQDHVRYPMDLFSVQTRMLLQYHMTDPVVFYNKEDQWSVPQHAASGQSETLRPYYIVARLPGEKKEEFLLIQPFTPDKRHNLVGWMAARMDGEKILYEFPAGRHVDGPRQVEARIDNDAVISEQFTLWGQVGSEVMRGDILVIPLGQSLLYAEPVFLKPEALEFPELRRIILADSRRVVMHASLEDSVDALVGKKATVAPPVKEDANLKEYKAGIKPDDEAIPAERLKSVRKGLQDAIDRLQEVADQLNRMEQAREK, encoded by the coding sequence ATGACAAATTTTTATACAACCGGTGATATGGGGGGAGGCACGCCGCAACGACCGTTTCGTCTGGAAGATATTAATTTTCCCAGGCTTACACGGTTCGTCCGGCTCATATTGCTTGGGCTGGTTGTGCTGGGCGTCTTAATGGGTCTAAACTGGGCGCGGGGATTTTATACTGACTGGCTCTGGTTTTCCAGCCTCGGCCATGAGCAGGTGCTGTTTGTCCGCATAACCACGCAGATATGGCTTTACCTGATTGCAGTGCTGGTTTTTGTCGCTCTGGCGGCGCCCAATTTGTATGCGGCTTACAGAAACACTGCTGATTATCAATGGCGGCAGGGAAAGGAACTGTCCCGGGAAGGCTATAAGAGCGCCCGGCGGCTGATTCTGTGGGTCGGCATACTCGCTATCGTGCTCGGGGCCATATTGCTGGCGGTTTATTTTTCCGCTCACTGGGAGGCTTTTCTGCGGTTTTTTAATGGAGCTTCTTTTAATGAGGCTGACCCGGTTTTCAAGCGTGATCTATCCTTTTACGTCTTTGGACTGCCTGTTTTAAACTTTCTGAGAAGTTGGTTGTTGGGCGTGTTTGTCGTGATCATTCTTTTTGTCGCGGCTTTTTATTACCTCACAGCCAACCTCAAGGGTGAGGCTTTTTCCTTTGAAGGCAGCATGAAAACGCACCTGCTCATACTCGGCTCTTTTATTTTCTTTTTGATTGCCGCAGGCCATTGGCTCGGGAGATACGATCTTTTGTTTTCAAAGACCGGCACGGTTTTCGGAGTCGGTTACACGGACGACAATATTATCATTCCGGCCCGCACGATTTTGACTTTTATTGCAATCGGCGCCGGCGGCACGCTTCTGGCCGCCACCCGTTTCGGAGGATACCGCTTGATTGCCGCAGGTATCGGAGTATGGCTTGCGTTAAGCATTCTGGGCATAGCGGCCCTGCCCGGCATTGTCCAGCGGCTGCAGGTGGAGCCCAGTGAACTGGCCAGGGAAAGGGAGTATATCGCCAAAAACATCGAGTTCACTAGAAAGGCTTACGGGCTTGCAGATATTGCGGCTAAAAGCCATCCTGCACGCGGCGAGGTCCGATCTGAAACAATTGATGAAAACCAGGGCACCATCCAGAATCTGCGATTCTGGGATGAGGGCCCGTTGCTGCAGAGTTATAATCAAATCCAGTTTTTCAGGCTTTATTACGATTTTTTAAGTGTGCAGACCGACCGCTACATGATCGACGGGGATCTTCGCCAGGTAATGCTCTCCACCCGGGAGTTGTCCTCGGAGAAGCTGCCCCCGGAGGCCCAGCGCTGGGTCAACCGCTATCTCCAGTTCACCCATGGCTACGGGGTCGCAATGAGCCCGGTAACAGAAGTGGCACAAGGCGGCCGCCCGAATTTCTTCCTTCGGGATCTGCCCCCCACTGGAAAGGTCAAGCTTGAGCGCCCGGAGATTTATTACGGATTAAAAAGCCTTCCGTTTGCCATTGTCAACAGTGACATGGAAGAATTCAATTATCCCGCACAGGAGGGTCCGGTTTATACCCATTACCAGGGGAAAGGCGGGGTTGAACTAAGCTCTTTTTTCAGGCGGCTTTTGTATGCCTGGCAGTTCAGAGATCTCAATATTTTGATTTCCGGGGAAATCAATGAAGAGAGCCGTATCCAGTACAAGCGAACCGTGGCCGAGCGCTTTACCAAAATCTCCCCGTTTTTAAAGCGCGACGGGGAGGCCTATACAGTGGTGGCAGACGGCCGGCAGTTTTTTATCCAGGATGCATACACCACAACCGCCCGTTATCCCTACTCCACAGCCTGGCAGGGACAGTTCAACTATATGAGAAACAGTGTCAAGGCGGTTGTTGATATGTATAACGGCAATGTGGACTACTACGTTTATGACGAATCGTGTCCCATTATTCAGACATACAGGGAAATATTTCCCGGCCTTTTTAAATCAGCAGATCAAATGCCCGATTTCCTGCAGGATCATGTTCGCTATCCCATGGATCTTTTCAGCGTCCAGACCCGGATGCTGCTCCAGTACCACATGACCGATCCCGTGGTGTTTTACAACAAGGAAGATCAATGGTCGGTACCGCAGCACGCCGCCTCCGGACAGAGCGAAACACTGAGGCCGTATTATATCGTGGCGCGGCTTCCCGGAGAGAAAAAGGAAGAATTTCTTCTGATCCAGCCTTTTACGCCTGACAAGCGCCACAACCTGGTAGGATGGATGGCCGCAAGAATGGACGGCGAAAAGATTTTGTATGAGTTTCCCGCCGGCCGACATGTGGACGGTCCGAGGCAGGTGGAGGCCAGGATCGACAACGATGCGGTGATATCCGAGCAATTCACCCTTTGGGGGCAGGTGGGCTCCGAGGTCATGCGCGGCGATATCCTGGTAATTCCGCTGGGGCAGAGTCTGCTGTATGCCGAACCGGTGTTTTTAAAGCCCGAAGCCCTTGAATTCCCGGAACTGAGGCGCATTATCCTTGCCGACAGCCGCCGGGTGGTTATGCACGCGAGTCTGGAAGACTCTGTTGACGCGCTCGTGGGGAAAAAGGCCACGGTGGCACCCCCTGTTAAGGAAGATGCGAATCTGAAGGAATATAAGGCAGGTATCAAACCGGACGATGAGGCTATTCCCGCCGAAAGGCTGAAATCCGTGCGTAAAGGGCTCCAGGATGCAATCGACAGGCTGCAGGAAGTGGCAGACCAGTTAAACCGTATGGAGCAAGCACGGGAAAAGTAA